A window from Tenacibaculum singaporense encodes these proteins:
- the dxs gene encoding 1-deoxy-D-xylulose-5-phosphate synthase: MPKKLLKNIDFPSDVKKLTPENLPQLAKELREFIIDVVSTKEGHLGASLGVVELTIALHYLFDTPNDLLVWDVGHQAYGHKILTGRKDVFHTNRQFDGISGFPKRSETEYDTFGVGHSSTAISAALGMAIASKLQGFEKHHIAVIGDASIASGMAFEALNHAGDTNANLLVILNDNAIGIDPSVGALKDYLTKIKAPRLEIEQHNIFEALNFDYSGPIDGHNFEELLRELDRLKKIQGPKFLHVITTKGKGLRQAEQDQVKYHAPGKFDKVSGDVLPKEESKYTKFQDVFGKTIVELAQQNEKIVGITPAMLTGSSLKFMMQEFPDRTFDVGIAEQHAVTLAAGMATQGLIPFCNIYSTFLQRAYDQVIHDVALQNLPVIFCLDRAGLVGEDGATHHGVFDLAYLRSIPNLIVFAPRNESELRNIMFTAQQGLEHPIAIRYPRGKGKVEHWQLPFETIEVGKGACLKEGAQLAVLSIGTIADNVSEAINQLENKELVAHYDLRFVKPLDTQLLDTIFDKFDTIITVEDGTIKGGFGSEVLEYASEVNYQGNIKLLGIPDEFIHHGTIQQLQEVCGIDVNSIKKIIQDLL; this comes from the coding sequence ATGCCAAAAAAGCTGTTAAAAAATATTGATTTTCCTTCGGATGTAAAGAAATTAACACCTGAAAACCTACCACAACTAGCAAAGGAATTGCGTGAGTTTATTATTGATGTAGTTTCAACAAAAGAAGGACATTTAGGTGCAAGTTTAGGAGTCGTTGAACTTACCATTGCTCTTCATTATTTATTTGATACTCCTAACGATTTGCTAGTTTGGGATGTGGGACATCAAGCGTATGGACATAAAATTTTAACAGGAAGGAAAGATGTTTTTCACACCAATCGTCAGTTTGATGGAATTTCAGGTTTTCCTAAACGTTCAGAAACTGAATACGATACCTTTGGTGTTGGGCATTCCTCTACCGCTATTTCTGCAGCTTTAGGAATGGCAATTGCTTCAAAATTACAAGGTTTTGAAAAACATCACATTGCGGTGATTGGAGATGCCTCTATCGCAAGTGGAATGGCTTTTGAAGCGTTAAACCATGCGGGAGACACTAATGCTAATTTGTTGGTTATTCTCAATGATAATGCGATTGGAATTGATCCATCGGTAGGTGCGTTAAAAGATTATTTAACAAAAATCAAAGCTCCTCGATTAGAGATTGAACAGCATAATATTTTTGAAGCATTAAACTTCGATTATTCAGGACCTATAGACGGACATAATTTTGAAGAGTTACTACGTGAACTAGATCGATTAAAAAAGATTCAAGGTCCGAAATTTCTACATGTAATCACTACCAAAGGAAAAGGGTTACGACAAGCAGAACAAGATCAAGTAAAATACCATGCTCCTGGAAAATTTGATAAAGTTTCTGGGGATGTATTACCTAAAGAAGAAAGTAAATACACCAAATTTCAAGATGTTTTTGGAAAAACCATTGTTGAACTAGCACAACAAAACGAAAAAATCGTAGGAATTACGCCTGCTATGTTAACTGGAAGTTCGTTAAAATTTATGATGCAAGAGTTTCCTGATAGAACATTTGATGTAGGTATTGCTGAACAACATGCTGTAACCTTAGCTGCTGGTATGGCAACTCAAGGACTAATTCCTTTTTGTAACATTTATTCTACCTTTTTACAACGTGCTTATGACCAAGTAATTCACGATGTAGCTTTGCAAAACTTACCTGTAATTTTCTGCTTAGACAGGGCTGGATTAGTAGGTGAAGACGGAGCAACACATCACGGTGTTTTTGATTTAGCCTACTTACGTTCTATTCCGAATTTAATTGTTTTTGCTCCTCGTAACGAAAGTGAGTTACGTAACATAATGTTTACCGCTCAACAAGGGTTAGAGCATCCAATTGCAATTCGTTACCCAAGAGGGAAAGGCAAAGTAGAGCACTGGCAACTCCCATTCGAAACCATAGAAGTTGGAAAAGGAGCTTGTTTAAAAGAAGGAGCACAATTAGCAGTATTATCTATCGGAACCATTGCCGACAATGTTTCAGAAGCAATCAATCAACTTGAAAACAAAGAATTGGTTGCACATTACGATTTACGCTTTGTAAAACCTTTAGACACCCAACTTTTAGATACTATTTTCGACAAATTTGATACCATTATCACTGTTGAGGATGGCACTATCAAAGGTGGATTTGGAAGTGAAGTATTAGAATATGCTTCCGAAGTAAACTACCAAGGAAATATTAAACTATTAGGAATTCCTGATGAATTTATCCATCATGGAACCATTCAACAACTACAAGAAGTTTGTGGAATAGATGTTAATTCAATTAAAAAAATAATTCAAGACTTATTATAA
- the rsmI gene encoding 16S rRNA (cytidine(1402)-2'-O)-methyltransferase, producing MSKLYLVPTPIGNLEDITLRALNILKEVDYILAEDTRTSGKLLKHYDIATPMQSHHMHNEHKTVETIVKRLQSGETFALISDAGTPAISDPGFLLTRACVQNNIEVECLPGATAFIPALVNSGLPNDKFVFEGFLPVKKGRQTRLKFLAEETRTMIFYESPHKLLKTLANFAEYFGEGRQISVSRELTKLFEETKRGSAKEVLAYYTEKPAKGEIVIVVEGKR from the coding sequence ATGAGTAAATTGTATTTGGTACCTACACCGATTGGAAATTTAGAAGATATTACGCTAAGAGCACTGAATATTTTAAAAGAAGTAGATTATATTTTGGCGGAAGATACACGTACAAGTGGGAAGTTGTTAAAGCACTATGATATTGCTACACCTATGCAATCTCATCATATGCATAATGAGCATAAAACGGTTGAAACGATTGTAAAACGTTTGCAAAGTGGAGAAACGTTTGCGTTAATTTCGGATGCAGGAACTCCTGCAATTTCAGATCCTGGTTTTTTACTTACCAGAGCTTGTGTACAAAACAATATTGAGGTGGAGTGTTTACCAGGAGCTACCGCTTTTATACCTGCATTGGTAAACTCAGGTTTACCGAATGATAAATTTGTTTTTGAAGGCTTTTTACCTGTAAAAAAGGGACGTCAAACACGATTAAAGTTCTTGGCAGAGGAAACTCGCACCATGATTTTTTATGAGAGTCCGCATAAACTATTAAAAACCTTAGCAAACTTTGCAGAGTATTTTGGAGAGGGTAGACAAATATCCGTTTCTAGAGAATTGACAAAATTATTTGAAGAAACCAAACGAGGAAGTGCAAAAGAAGTGCTAGCATATTATACTGAAAAACCTGCCAAAGGCGAAATAGTGATTGTGGTTGAAGGGAAAAGGTAG
- a CDS encoding PadR family transcriptional regulator — MGNQKLYKGSLQTIILKLLAQNDKMYGYEITQKVKELTKGELKITEGALYPALHKLEAEGLLDVEVTKVGNRLRKYYKLTEIGTKETAHRLSEMQEFLSTMQQLVNPKFSLE; from the coding sequence ATGGGAAATCAGAAATTATATAAAGGTTCTTTACAAACAATTATTTTGAAGTTATTAGCTCAAAATGACAAAATGTACGGGTATGAAATCACACAAAAAGTAAAAGAACTTACCAAGGGTGAATTAAAAATTACCGAAGGTGCTTTGTACCCTGCCCTACATAAATTAGAAGCTGAGGGCTTATTAGATGTTGAAGTTACTAAGGTTGGCAATCGCTTACGTAAATATTATAAACTCACCGAAATCGGCACGAAAGAAACAGCTCATCGTCTTTCTGAAATGCAAGAGTTTTTAAGTACTATGCAGCAACTAGTAAATCCAAAATTTAGTTTAGAATAA
- a CDS encoding ferredoxin--NADP reductase: MSTFHKLRIEKIIKETADAVSILFDIPAELKDNYTFIAGQYITIKATLDDKEIRRAYSICASPNSKQIKVAVKAVDHGKFSTYATTKLKEGTFLEVSEPEGKFILEPQAQKNYLAFAAGSGITPVLSMVKTVLENESTSTITLVFGNKRAESTIFYAELNELAEKHPSQLNLHYVFSQEVRTNTKFGRIDKGHVNYFVKNIHKDISFDSAYLCGPEEMIQTVSETLQENGFDERDIYFELFTATISDEEAALHIPDGKSEIKVVLDDEEHAFMMEKTDTVLAASLRNKLDAPYSCQGGVCSSCIAKVTEGKAVMAKNSILTDDELEEGLILTCQAHPTTQKIVVDFDDV; the protein is encoded by the coding sequence ATGTCTACATTTCATAAATTACGTATTGAAAAAATAATAAAGGAAACAGCGGATGCTGTGTCTATTTTATTTGATATTCCAGCAGAATTAAAAGATAATTATACTTTTATTGCAGGGCAATATATTACCATAAAAGCTACTTTAGACGATAAGGAAATAAGAAGAGCCTATTCTATTTGTGCTTCGCCTAATAGCAAACAAATAAAAGTAGCTGTAAAAGCAGTTGATCATGGAAAATTTTCAACCTATGCAACTACCAAGTTAAAAGAAGGTACTTTTTTAGAGGTTTCTGAACCAGAAGGGAAGTTTATTTTAGAGCCTCAAGCGCAAAAAAACTATCTAGCATTTGCTGCAGGAAGTGGAATTACCCCAGTTTTATCAATGGTAAAAACGGTGTTAGAAAATGAATCAACTTCAACAATTACACTTGTTTTTGGAAATAAAAGAGCTGAAAGTACTATTTTTTATGCTGAATTAAATGAGTTAGCAGAAAAGCACCCTTCTCAATTAAACTTACATTATGTGTTTAGTCAAGAGGTGAGAACCAATACTAAGTTTGGTAGAATTGATAAAGGGCATGTAAACTATTTCGTAAAAAATATACATAAAGATATTTCTTTCGATTCAGCATATTTATGTGGACCAGAAGAAATGATTCAAACAGTTTCTGAAACACTTCAGGAAAATGGGTTTGATGAAAGAGATATTTACTTTGAATTATTTACTGCTACCATTTCAGATGAAGAAGCAGCACTACATATTCCTGATGGGAAATCGGAAATTAAAGTAGTGTTAGATGATGAAGAACATGCTTTTATGATGGAAAAAACCGATACGGTTTTAGCAGCTTCTTTACGTAATAAGTTAGACGCTCCATATTCTTGTCAAGGAGGGGTTTGTAGTAGTTGTATTGCAAAAGTTACGGAAGGGAAGGCTGTAATGGCAAAAAACTCTATTTTAACCGATGATGAATTAGAAGAAGGGTTAATACTTACATGTCAAGCGCATCCAACAACACAGAAAATAGTAGTAGATTTTGATGATGTATAG
- a CDS encoding LysE family translocator yields MDFYDFKNAFFVGVFMAFMIGPVFFMLIKTSILKGARAAIAFDIGVILGDISFMLIAYFGSRSLLEKIKDDPRLFLIGGLVLIIYGLITYLDKNNRKEAKAPDVVLPESNNYLKLLLKGFFLNFINIGVLAFWLGLIVVIGPTYDMNPKYLVWYFGTVIAGYAITDLGKILLAKQLKSRLTPLVIYRIKRGMGVLLIVFGAVLMLKGFIPESKIDNLIEKVESID; encoded by the coding sequence ATGGATTTTTACGACTTTAAAAACGCTTTTTTCGTAGGTGTTTTCATGGCTTTTATGATAGGGCCGGTTTTTTTTATGCTAATTAAAACAAGTATTTTAAAAGGCGCTCGTGCAGCTATTGCCTTTGATATAGGTGTGATTTTAGGTGATATTTCATTTATGTTAATAGCCTATTTTGGAAGTAGAAGTCTGTTGGAAAAAATAAAAGATGATCCGCGCTTGTTTCTTATTGGAGGGTTGGTACTTATTATTTATGGGTTAATTACTTATTTAGATAAAAATAATAGGAAAGAAGCTAAAGCTCCTGATGTTGTTTTGCCAGAGAGTAATAATTACCTAAAACTCCTTCTTAAAGGTTTTTTCTTAAACTTTATAAATATAGGGGTGTTGGCTTTTTGGTTAGGTTTAATCGTGGTTATAGGCCCTACGTACGATATGAATCCGAAGTATTTAGTTTGGTATTTTGGTACTGTAATAGCAGGCTATGCAATTACAGATTTAGGAAAAATATTACTTGCTAAACAATTAAAAAGTAGACTAACTCCATTAGTGATTTATAGAATAAAACGAGGAATGGGAGTATTGTTAATTGTTTTCGGTGCTGTATTAATGCTAAAAGGATTTATTCCTGAAAGCAAGATTGATAATCTGATAGAGAAAGTAGAATCAATTGATTAA
- the mgtE gene encoding magnesium transporter yields the protein MALEITKDLLENVKELIQHQKDTALSEVFSDIHYADIAEVLDELSFEDAVYIIRLLDSETTSDVLMEVDEEVREKVFEQLSAKEIAEEVNELDTDDAADVIAELPEERKQDVIQKIEDREHAKEIVELLRYDEDSAGGLMAKELVKVNENWNVLTCVKKMRQQAEEVTRVHSIYVVDDEGKLKGRLSLKDLLMASTRAKISDVYIPKVDFVHVHDDAEDVANIMRKYDLEAIPVVDELGVLVGRITIDDIVDVIKEEAEKDYQLAAGITQDVDSEDSILQLTKARLPWLFLGLIGGIGAARIMGFFEGALEENAILFMFTPLIAAMAGNVGVQSSAIIVQGLANDDVKGSVTNRLLKEMSLAAVNGLVLAIILFFFIWVWKGDITIASAISSSLFAVIIVAGLVGTFIPLFLDKKGVDPAIATGPFITTSNDIFGILIYFWIAKMIIGF from the coding sequence ATGGCATTAGAAATCACAAAAGACTTATTAGAAAACGTAAAAGAACTGATTCAACATCAAAAAGACACGGCTCTTTCTGAGGTTTTTTCTGACATTCACTATGCTGATATTGCAGAAGTTTTAGATGAACTGTCTTTTGAAGACGCTGTTTACATCATACGTTTATTAGATAGTGAAACAACTTCTGATGTGTTAATGGAAGTTGATGAAGAGGTTCGTGAAAAAGTTTTTGAACAACTTTCTGCCAAAGAAATTGCCGAAGAGGTTAATGAACTTGATACTGATGACGCTGCCGATGTTATTGCTGAACTTCCTGAAGAACGAAAGCAAGACGTTATTCAGAAAATCGAAGACCGAGAACATGCCAAAGAAATTGTAGAGTTACTTCGTTATGACGAAGATTCTGCAGGTGGATTAATGGCAAAAGAGCTTGTAAAAGTAAATGAAAACTGGAATGTACTTACTTGTGTAAAAAAAATGCGTCAGCAAGCTGAAGAGGTTACCCGTGTTCATTCTATTTATGTTGTTGATGATGAAGGTAAGCTAAAAGGACGTTTGTCTTTGAAAGACTTGTTAATGGCATCTACTCGTGCTAAAATTTCAGATGTTTACATTCCAAAAGTAGATTTTGTTCATGTACACGATGATGCTGAGGATGTAGCTAACATTATGCGTAAGTATGACTTAGAAGCTATTCCTGTTGTAGATGAATTAGGCGTTTTGGTAGGTAGAATTACCATTGATGATATTGTTGATGTAATTAAAGAAGAAGCTGAAAAAGATTATCAATTAGCAGCAGGTATTACACAAGATGTTGATTCTGAAGATAGTATTTTACAATTAACCAAAGCTCGATTACCGTGGTTATTCTTAGGTTTAATTGGGGGTATAGGAGCCGCAAGAATTATGGGCTTTTTCGAAGGTGCCTTAGAAGAAAATGCTATTCTTTTTATGTTTACTCCTCTTATTGCCGCTATGGCTGGTAATGTTGGTGTACAGTCATCAGCAATTATTGTTCAAGGATTGGCTAACGACGATGTAAAAGGAAGTGTTACTAATAGGTTATTAAAAGAAATGTCTTTAGCTGCTGTAAACGGACTTGTTTTAGCTATTATTTTATTTTTCTTTATCTGGGTTTGGAAAGGAGATATAACAATTGCCTCTGCCATTTCATCTTCATTATTTGCAGTAATTATTGTAGCCGGTTTAGTAGGTACTTTTATTCCTTTATTTTTAGATAAAAAAGGAGTTGATCCTGCCATTGCTACCGGACCTTTTATTACAACAAGTAATGATATTTTTGGGATTTTAATCTATTTCTGGATAGCAAAAATGATTATTGGATTTTAA
- the rsmA gene encoding 16S rRNA (adenine(1518)-N(6)/adenine(1519)-N(6))-dimethyltransferase RsmA — MTVKAKKHLGQHFLNDENIAKKIADTLTEKGYDNVLEIGPGMGVLTKYLLEKNPKVTVMELDSESVTYLQETFPVEHIKLNTSKEKFTIIEGDFLKKDFTEIFDKQQVAIIGNFPYNISSQIVFKAIENREFVPEFSGMFQKEVAQRIAEKEGSKTYGILSVLTQAFYDAEYLFTVPPSVFNPPPKVDSGVIRLIRKENYTLPVDEKLFFRVVKTAFNQRRKMLRSSLKSFNLSDTLKEDPIFAMRPEQLSVQKFIELTHKIAQNNS, encoded by the coding sequence ATGACTGTAAAAGCAAAAAAACATTTAGGACAACATTTTTTAAACGATGAAAACATCGCTAAAAAAATAGCTGATACACTAACCGAAAAAGGATATGATAATGTATTGGAAATTGGTCCTGGAATGGGCGTTTTAACCAAGTACTTATTGGAAAAAAATCCAAAAGTAACAGTAATGGAGCTAGATTCAGAATCGGTAACCTATTTACAAGAAACATTTCCTGTTGAACATATCAAACTAAACACTTCAAAAGAGAAGTTTACCATTATTGAAGGAGATTTTTTAAAAAAAGACTTTACCGAAATATTTGATAAGCAACAAGTAGCCATAATTGGTAACTTTCCTTATAACATTTCTTCTCAAATCGTTTTTAAAGCTATTGAAAACCGTGAATTTGTTCCTGAGTTTTCAGGAATGTTTCAAAAGGAAGTTGCTCAACGAATTGCAGAAAAAGAAGGAAGCAAAACCTACGGAATACTCTCAGTATTAACACAAGCTTTTTACGATGCCGAATACTTATTTACAGTACCTCCTTCTGTATTCAATCCACCACCAAAAGTAGATTCTGGAGTTATTAGACTTATCAGAAAAGAGAACTACACACTTCCTGTTGATGAAAAATTATTTTTTAGAGTTGTAAAAACAGCTTTCAATCAACGAAGAAAAATGTTACGTTCGAGTTTAAAATCTTTTAATCTTTCGGATACCTTAAAAGAAGACCCTATATTTGCGATGCGTCCCGAACAATTATCGGTGCAAAAATTCATTGAGTTGACACATAAAATAGCTCAAAACAATAGTTAA
- a CDS encoding DUF4286 family protein, whose translation MYIYNVTINIDESIHSEWLTWIESHIPEVLATGHFLSAKMTQVLVEEEMGGITYSIQYTAKTREDLDNYYKHSADKLRNDGLKKFADKMLAFRTELKVVNEFFPAVNSN comes from the coding sequence ATGTACATATACAACGTAACAATAAATATAGACGAAAGTATACACTCTGAATGGTTAACATGGATTGAAAGCCATATACCAGAAGTATTAGCTACAGGACACTTTTTAAGTGCTAAAATGACACAAGTGTTGGTTGAGGAAGAAATGGGAGGTATTACCTACTCTATTCAATATACCGCGAAAACACGTGAAGATTTAGATAACTATTATAAACATAGCGCAGACAAACTACGTAACGACGGACTAAAAAAGTTTGCTGATAAAATGCTTGCTTTCCGTACCGAATTAAAAGTAGTAAATGAGTTTTTTCCAGCAGTAAATAGTAATTAG